tttgtgtgatAAGGTGTGTCTGAGGGGAGCAGCATCGGTCTGAGAGCTGCAGAAGAGCAAGCATGAattaatttcatgctgaaaaatgaaaagttgtGTAGCCTCTTCAGATGTGTCATACAGTGCGAGTGCTAGGCTGGCCGTGAGGGGCGATGGGTAACGGTGCCGGCGTGCTGTGCCCCGCAGGGAACCTACGCCACAGTGTACAAAGGTCGCAGCAAGCTGACTGACAACCTGGTGGCCCTGAAGGAGATCAGGCTGGAGCACGAGGAAGGGGCGCCCTGCACGGCCATCAGAGAAGGTGAGAGCAGTACCGTGCTGCACCACCAGCTCGGAGTTAAATGTCTCCTGTAAACGATTGCTTTTTAATCTGAACCACAGGTCAGTAACAGTATTGAAAAAAGTAATCCGTTACAGTGCTCTGTGTCGTGTCTGTAGTAATGCATTACCTCTCCCCCAGATTACTACAATAAATAGTACAACACACAGGAGCGCAGTGCAGACCAGTACAACACACAGGAGCGTTAATATGTAGTTAATACTACATATTAACGTAGTATAATATGCTAATATATcatcagaaatatatatatatatcggaAATACAAGATGTATTATCAGGTTCCAGCAGCAGAACAAACTGAGTACAACCATATACACTCAGGACAGCATGAGACTAGAGACAGCAGGACTCATAGATCAGCTGCATATGAGAGAGGTTTTTGCTgctcttttttaaagtttttgtgGTTTCAGGGCATTTTTTCAAACCAAAGGCAATGTaattttgttcagtttgttaaTGACTGAAAAATTGTGTTTGTCCAGTGTCTCTCCTGAAGGACCTAAAGCACGCCAACATCGTGACTCTCCATGACATTATCCACACCCAGAAATCCCTGACTCTGGTCTTCGAGTACCTGGTGAGTCTCTTACACGCACCggcccactgggacacacacacacacacgctggcccactgggagagacacacacgcTGGCCCACTGggagggacacacacacacgggcacACACACTGGCCCACTGGGAGAGACACTCATGCTggcccactgggacacacacacactctggccCACTGGGAGAGACACACATGCTggcccactgggacacacacacacactggcccACTGGGACGTGGGCACTAGCGCTGCTAGGGCTGGAGCTGGAATTCTGAAAGCGCTGTCTCGACCTCTTTTTCCCAGGACAAGGACCTGAAGCAGTACCTGGACGACTGTGGGAACTGTATCCACATGCACAACGTCAAGGTGAGGCCTCCCCACACCTGTGCTCGCCTTCCGTTGACTTAGGGtgtgttggatttttttttttcatcgcTGGCAACAATTGCTTGCAAATATTTACGTTACTGCAAGTTAAGTCTAAGTTCTCATATTCACTTGTTAGTTTTTTGGTTTGTTCAGCTCTGTCCTTCAGCAGTTAGCTGAAAACAGAGCTGAGCTCGAAAAAACGGACTATAATCTTAACAGAACTGACTGCAATCCAGCCGTCGGTCATCAGTCTCATCTCTCTCTGGGGGTGTCTAGCCTGACTCGGGGAGGTTTGGACGGTGTAGCCTCAGCAGAACCCTTGTATGTTGTCTTTCAACTAAAATGCATACCAAACTCCGAGGAAATATGACCTGGAGAGATTTCTTTTCAAACTGCAGCTGGGCGGCAGTATTGACAGTGATGCGTTTGGATTCTTTTGACTTCCATGCATGATGGTTTTGCTGGATTTTTAAAGGTTAGCGGAGGGGCTTTTGAAAGGTCCGAGCCATgactctgtccccctcccctcAGCTCTTTCTGTTCCAGCTGCTGCGGGGACTGGCTTACTGCCACAGCAGGAAGGTGCTGCACAGAGACCTCAAACCCCAGAACCTGCTCATCAACGAGAGGGGCGAGCTCAAGCTGGCGGATTTCGGTCAGTGGCCTCGTTCCCTCACGCTCTCTCCGTCCCTGGATCAGTGTGGGTCACCTGCAGAGCATCCCGCTGAGACTGACCCCCAGTTTGTCTGTTTGTCCAGGTCTGGCCCGGGCCAAGTCCATCCCCACCAAGACCTACTCGAACGAGGTGGTGACCCTGTGGTACCGGCCTCCTGACATCCTGCTGGGCTCCACTGActactccacacagatagacatGTGGTCAGTATACCACCGCTGAGCACTCAACACAGACATGTGGTCAGTATACCACCGCTGAGCACTCAACACAGACATGTGGTCAGTATACCACCGCTGAGCACTCAACACAGACATGTGGTCAGTATACCACCGCTGAGCACTCAACACAGACATGTGGTCAGTATACCACCGCTGAGCACTCAACACAGACATGTGGTCAGTATACCACCGCTGAGCACTCAACACAGACATGTGGTCAGTATACCATCGCTGagcactccacacagatagacgTGTGGTCAATATAACACCGCTGaccactccacacagatagacgTGTGATCAATATAACACCGCTGaccactccacacagatagacgTGTGGTCAATATAACACCGCTGaccactccacacagatagacgTGTGGTCAATATAACACCGCTGaccactccacacagatagacgTGTGGTCAATATAACACCGCTGaccactccacacagatagacgTGTGGTCAATATAACACCGCTGaccactccacacagatagacgTGTGGTCAATATAACACCGCTGaccactccacacagatagacaAGTGGTCAGTGGTAGAACACGATCAGACTGCGTCTCTATGATAGTGCTGCGAGCTGATGTGACCACTCACATGCCAGTGTGGTGTGAACGCCTCTCCCTCTCCGTCCCCTCAGGGGTGTGGGGTGCATCTTCTATGAGATGTCCACTGGACGGCCGCTGTTTCCAGGCTCTACTGTTGAAGAGGAACTGCACTTCATCTTCAAGCTGCTCGGTAACACCTCCCCGCCTCTCCTGACCCCCTCCCTCCTCGGTCTCGTGCCGCTTTTCTTCTGTATAgtctggagctcagcagtgggagcctggccagtacctggaggggagacctcctgggaaaaactaaggctgctgctggaagaggtgttagtggggccagcagggggcgctcaccctgcggtctgtgtgggtcctaatgccccagtacagtgatggggaaactatactgcactgtactctTCTCCAAAAAACAAGGAGTATTACCGTGGTGTCCTGGCCTTAACCAATcttgacctcctaataatctccatctatgaattggcttcatcactctgttctcctccccacaatttcacattggtgatggtggtggaggggagtcccctttacctgtagggcgctttgagtggagtgtccagaaaagtgctgtatacaGGAAGTGTAAGGAGTGATTACACTCTGTGTTGCTCAGCAGTCAGTATTCACCCTCTCTGAGCTCTCCACTGCGTGTGCTGCATGTCTGTCTCTGTCCTTCCTTGTTCTAGGTACGCCCACTGAAGAGACCTGGCCTGGTATCGGCTCCAATGAGGACTTCATTTCCTTCAACTACCCCCGCTACAGAGCCGACAACCTGCACAGCCACACCCCCAGGTACACAGCTGCATTCGCCACAGCCCTCACAGCTGCGCAGCCGCAGGCCCCAGGTGCAGAGCTGCGCAGCCACAGCCTACAGCCACACAACTCTGCAGGCGCAGACCCGAGGCGCACAGTAGCTGCTGCTGCAGGTCTCATTTACACAGCTGCGCAGCCGCAGACCCGAGGAGCACAGCAGCTGCAGGTCTCATTTACACAAAAGGTGGCTGTACCATGCATCTGGGGTGGGTGGACAGGTGTTCTGACCgctctctttctgtctctcaGACTGGACAGTGATGGAGTGGAGCTGCTCTCTAAACTGCTGCAGGTGAGATGCAGATGCACCACTAACACGTCTAACACTTTCTTCATGAACTCTGTTCTCCTGCTGTGAATAGGTTTCCTGCACCCATAACTGCTTACCTGGAAAAGCATAAATGAGGTGTAAAGCGGTCTGGAATATGGTGCCTGTAAATGCCTGCATTTAGCTGCTGTTTCCTTCTGTATGAGGCTCAGAATTTACTTTTCTTATGAATAACCTTGCATAGGAATAGGCTGTTGCCGCAGCGGTTAGCTCTGTGATCAATCTGAATTGATTTAGTTGTGAATTATGATgattttttatgtttcagttCGAGGGCAGGAAGCGAATTTCAGCAGATGAAGCCATGAGGCAGCCCTACTTTCACAGCCTGGGGGAGAGAGTGGTCAACCTGCCTGACAGTGAGTGTGTCAGCGCATCGCAGCCCAGGGCAGCGCATCATAGCGCATCGCAGCCCAGGGCAGCGCATCATAGCGCATCGCAGCCCAGGGCAGCGCATCATAGCGCATCGCAGCCCAGGGCAGCGCATCATAGCGCATCGCAGCCCAGGGCAGCGCATCATAGCACATCGCAGCACAGGGCAGCGCATCATAGCACATCGCAGCACAGGGCAGCGTATCAtagcacatcacagcacagggcAGCGCATCAtagcacatcacagcacagggcAGCGCATCACAGCGCATCACAGCACAGGGCAGCGCATCACAGCGCATCACAGCACAGGGcagcacatcacagcacagggcagcacatcacagcacagggcAGCGCATCAcagcacatcacagcacagggcAGCGCATCACAGCACAGGGCAGCGCATCATAGTAAATCACAGCACAGGGCAGCGCATCAAAACAAAAGTGCAGCACGTCACGGCCAAGGGCAGCGCGTCAAAACATAAGGGCAGCATGTCAAAGCACAGGGTAGCACATCGCAGCGTATCACAGCGCAGGGCAGCATACGGCACCACACAGTAGTTCATCCAAACACAGGGCAGCACAGGGCAGTGCATCAAAACGCAGGGGAGTGCAGAGCAGCGCATTAGAACAGTCAGCTCAGAGCAGTGCAGGGCAGGACATTGTGGGACAATCCAGCATTGCAGTATATTCACTGAGCTTCTCCTGAAAGTGTTGTGGTGTCTTCTATGTTTGATTTAGAGATTCGATATTTCAAAGTGGAGGTTTtgactgttttttcttaaatgtattttttttattgctggtGTTGATGATTTTATTAATGGGAAGGGTGGCGAAGTCAGGATCTCATTCTgtgcctctgtctctctctcagctacTTCTATATTTGCACTAAAGGAGATCCAGCTGGAGAGGGAGCCTGGAATGAGGATGAGCTCCCTGCCTGAGTCAGGTGAGCTGGGGTGGGTCTCTttccgtctgtctgtctccgTCTGTCTGGACAGAACACCTTCTACCATTGTGAGCTCTATCGCCAGTGTGCAAAAATACAGACCCGTCACATTCTGTAAAaaggagagtttttttttcccccagctgTCCTCCTAATAGAGCCGAAGAGCCTGTCAGGGTGAACCAGATGCCTGCTAGAAACATTCCAGTATAATTGTGGTTAAGACATGAAGTCAAGTTTAACACTGGAGAAAATGATCCCGACAGTGTATCTCATGAGAGAGTCAATACTCCAGAAAAAGTGAGGTAGTCCAGGATCACTGCACCCTTTAACCTCATTCAGTACAGCTTGAAGACGACAATTGGTGATGCATATGGTATCTAGTGTTCACATGGCAGCACCGGACATTATATAGTACTTGCTGTACTAAATGTAATACTGgtttaagaaaagactatctctgGGTACAGTATACACTGATTTAGTTGCAGTACTACTGCTGCTGCGACTACCACAGGTGTTACTTCTATCACTGCTGCTGTTTCTGTCTTGCTGCTGTACTCCGCAGCTCCTAGCTCTGCTGGTTACTAGTAGGGACTCCTGGAGCCACCTCTGCTGCAGCACTAGCTCAGTGAGTGGAGCACGAGACTCTTCATTTCAGAGTCCTGGGTACAGCCCTGCACTGGGCGACCGTCTGTCTGGTACGAGCTCCCCAgccgtgttgttgaagccgataaccTGGCTTCCTTCCCGGCACAGCTGGACGAGATCTGCTGACTATCAAAGAGCCTAGATGGGCCGAGCTCTCTTCTTCTGTAATTGATCTTATCTAGCCCTAAACGCCACTAACCGCTGCTATAAGTGCTAATCAAGTTAGCATTCTTGGTACTTATGTGCCGTTATACGGCTGGTACTGATTTCTGCACCTCCTGCTGCCACTGCTGTTCGTTCTCTGCCATTCCTGACCCGGTGGCTCTGCCCTTCAGCGCTGCTGGCGCTGTGGCCACTGTTACCACGgtcgcagcagcagcagcagcagtgaaaGGGTTGTAAAG
This genomic window from Lepisosteus oculatus isolate fLepOcu1 chromosome 2, fLepOcu1.hap2, whole genome shotgun sequence contains:
- the cdk16 gene encoding cyclin-dependent kinase 16 isoform X2; the encoded protein is MDRMRKIKRQLSLTLRGGHTGDKSLTETIGSSQDTANSDSEAMFVRGSVRGGVRGSVRTGSSLSMHSLLQSYSSALRRPHSLARSLSSYLNRNTRLEIVHEDVKMGSDGESDQASGTSSDEVHSPVRVRLRNNPARKISTEDINKRLSLPADIRLPDGYLEKFSLNSPPFDKPLSRRLRRVSLSEIGFGKLETYVKLDKLGEGTYATVYKGRSKLTDNLVALKEIRLEHEEGAPCTAIREVSLLKDLKHANIVTLHDIIHTQKSLTLVFEYLDKDLKQYLDDCGNCIHMHNVKLFLFQLLRGLAYCHSRKVLHRDLKPQNLLINERGELKLADFGLARAKSIPTKTYSNEVVTLWYRPPDILLGSTDYSTQIDMWGVGCIFYEMSTGRPLFPGSTVEEELHFIFKLLGTPTEETWPGIGSNEDFISFNYPRYRADNLHSHTPRLDSDGVELLSKLLQFEGRKRISADEAMRQPYFHSLGERVVNLPDTTSIFALKEIQLEREPGMRMSSLPESGELGADSVCGGCRVLTQWTASPEDRACSTETGENREDKGRTRERRPVRLLGIHHIHIGYFHCFFFFKKRCGAFWGCPD
- the cdk16 gene encoding cyclin-dependent kinase 16 isoform X6, producing MDRMRKIKRQLSLTLRGGHTGDKSLTETIGSSQDTANSDSEAMFVRGSVRGGVRGSVRTGSSLSMHSLLQSYSSALRRPHSLARSLSSYLNRNTRLEIVHEDVKMGSDGESDQASGTSSDEVHSPVRVRLRNNPARKISTEDINKRLSLPADIRLPDGYLEKFSLNSPPFDKPLSRRLRRVSLSEIGFGKLETYVKLDKLGEGTYATVYKGRSKLTDNLVALKEIRLEHEEGAPCTAIREVSLLKDLKHANIVTLHDIIHTQKSLTLVFEYLDKDLKQYLDDCGNCIHMHNVKLFLFQLLRGLAYCHSRKVLHRDLKPQNLLINERGELKLADFGLARAKSIPTKTYSNEVVTLWYRPPDILLGSTDYSTQIDMWGVGCIFYEMSTGRPLFPGSTVEEELHFIFKLLGTPTEETWPGIGSNEDFISFNYPRYRADNLHSHTPRLDSDGVELLSKLLQFEGRKRISADEAMRQPYFHSLGERVVNLPDTTSIFALKEIQLEREPGMRMSSLPESAALTVCVEDAEF
- the cdk16 gene encoding cyclin-dependent kinase 16 isoform X4, with amino-acid sequence MDRMRKIKRQLSLTLRGGHTGDKSLTETIGSSQDTANSDSEAMFVRGSVRGGVRGSVRTGSSLSMHSLLQSYSSALRRPHSLARSLSSYLNRNTRLEIVHEDVKMGSDGESDQASGTSSDEVHSPVRVRLRNNPARKISTEDINKRLSLPADIRLPDGYLEKFSLNSPPFDKPLSRRLRRVSLSEIGFGKLETYVKLDKLGEGTYATVYKGRSKLTDNLVALKEIRLEHEEGAPCTAIREVSLLKDLKHANIVTLHDIIHTQKSLTLVFEYLDKDLKQYLDDCGNCIHMHNVKLFLFQLLRGLAYCHSRKVLHRDLKPQNLLINERGELKLADFGLARAKSIPTKTYSNEVVTLWYRPPDILLGSTDYSTQIDMWGVGCIFYEMSTGRPLFPGSTVEEELHFIFKLLGTPTEETWPGIGSNEDFISFNYPRYRADNLHSHTPRLDSDGVELLSKLLQFEGRKRISADEAMRQPYFHSLGERVVNLPDTTSIFALKEIQLEREPGMRMSSLPESVSSTDTECFQPASQIEAAPEHVLC
- the cdk16 gene encoding cyclin-dependent kinase 16 isoform X8, whose product is MDRMRKIKRQLSLTLRGGHTGDKSLTETIGSSQDTANSDSEAMFVRGSVRGGVRGSVRTGSSLSMHSLLQSYSSALRRPHSLARSLSSYLNRNTRLEIVHEDVKMGSDGESDQASGTSSDEVHSPVRVRLRNNPARKISTEDINKRLSLPADIRLPDGYLEKFSLNSPPFDKPLSRRLRRVSLSEIGFGKLETYVKLDKLGEGTYATVYKGRSKLTDNLVALKEIRLEHEEGAPCTAIREVSLLKDLKHANIVTLHDIIHTQKSLTLVFEYLDKDLKQYLDDCGNCIHMHNVKLFLFQLLRGLAYCHSRKVLHRDLKPQNLLINERGELKLADFGLARAKSIPTKTYSNEVVTLWYRPPDILLGSTDYSTQIDMWGVGCIFYEMSTGRPLFPGSTVEEELHFIFKLLGTPTEETWPGIGSNEDFISFNYPRYRADNLHSHTPRLDSDGVELLSKLLQFEGRKRISADEAMRQPYFHSLGERVVNLPDTTSIFALKEIQLEREPGMRMSSLPESGELGLLH
- the cdk16 gene encoding cyclin-dependent kinase 16 isoform X1, with protein sequence MDRMRKIKRQLSLTLRGGHTGDKSLTETIGSSQDTANSDSEAMFVRGSVRGGVRGSVRTGSSLSMHSLLQSYSSALRRPHSLARSLSSYLNRNTRLEIVHEDVKMGSDGESDQASGTSSDEVHSPVRVRLRNNPARKISTEDINKRLSLPADIRLPDGYLEKFSLNSPPFDKPLSRRLRRVSLSEIGFGKLETYVKLDKLGEGTYATVYKGRSKLTDNLVALKEIRLEHEEGAPCTAIREVSLLKDLKHANIVTLHDIIHTQKSLTLVFEYLDKDLKQYLDDCGNCIHMHNVKLFLFQLLRGLAYCHSRKVLHRDLKPQNLLINERGELKLADFGLARAKSIPTKTYSNEVVTLWYRPPDILLGSTDYSTQIDMWGVGCIFYEMSTGRPLFPGSTVEEELHFIFKLLGTPTEETWPGIGSNEDFISFNYPRYRADNLHSHTPRLDSDGVELLSKLLQFEGRKRISADEAMRQPYFHSLGERVVNLPDTTSIFALKEIQLEREPGMRMSSLPESGELGGRQAPKTEPALLRRGRTVKTRGEPGRDALFVFWGYITFTSDTFIVFFFSRSVVVLFGGAQTDMWGGFGGGSWLIPCVL
- the cdk16 gene encoding cyclin-dependent kinase 16 isoform X3; the protein is MDRMRKIKRQLSLTLRGGHTGDKSLTETIGSSQDTANSDSEIVHEDVKMGSDGESDQASGTSSDEVHSPVRVRLRNNPARKISTEDINKRLSLPADIRLPDGYLEKFSLNSPPFDKPLSRRLRRVSLSEIGFGKLETYVKLDKLGEGTYATVYKGRSKLTDNLVALKEIRLEHEEGAPCTAIREVSLLKDLKHANIVTLHDIIHTQKSLTLVFEYLDKDLKQYLDDCGNCIHMHNVKLFLFQLLRGLAYCHSRKVLHRDLKPQNLLINERGELKLADFGLARAKSIPTKTYSNEVVTLWYRPPDILLGSTDYSTQIDMWGVGCIFYEMSTGRPLFPGSTVEEELHFIFKLLGTPTEETWPGIGSNEDFISFNYPRYRADNLHSHTPRLDSDGVELLSKLLQFEGRKRISADEAMRQPYFHSLGERVVNLPDTTSIFALKEIQLEREPGMRMSSLPESGELGGRQAPKTEPALLRRGRTVKTRGEPGRDALFVFWGYITFTSDTFIVFFFSRSVVVLFGGAQTDMWGGFGGGSWLIPCVL
- the cdk16 gene encoding cyclin-dependent kinase 16 isoform X7 → MDRMRKIKRQLSLTLRGGHTGDKSLTETIGSSQDTANSDSEAMFVRGSVRGGVRGSVRTGSSLSMHSLLQSYSSALRRPHSLARSLSSYLNRNTRLEIVHEDVKMGSDGESDQASGTSSDEVHSPVRVRLRNNPARKISTEDINKRLSLPADIRLPDGYLEKFSLNSPPFDKPLSRRLRRVSLSEIGFGKLETYVKLDKLGEGTYATVYKGRSKLTDNLVALKEIRLEHEEGAPCTAIREVSLLKDLKHANIVTLHDIIHTQKSLTLVFEYLDKDLKQYLDDCGNCIHMHNVKLFLFQLLRGLAYCHSRKVLHRDLKPQNLLINERGELKLADFGLARAKSIPTKTYSNEVVTLWYRPPDILLGSTDYSTQIDMWGVGCIFYEMSTGRPLFPGSTVEEELHFIFKLLGTPTEETWPGIGSNEDFISFNYPRYRADNLHSHTPRLDSDGVELLSKLLQFEGRKRISADEAMRQPYFHSLGERVVNLPDTTSIFALKEIQLEREPGMRMSSLPESALTVCVEDAEF
- the cdk16 gene encoding cyclin-dependent kinase 16 isoform X5, producing MDRMRKIKRQLSLTLRGGHTGDKSLTETIGSSQDTANSDSEAMFVRGSVRGGVRGSVRTGSSLSMHSLLQSYSSALRRPHSLARSLSSYLNRNTRLEIVHEDVKMGSDGESDQASGTSSDEVHSPVRVRLRNNPARKISTEDINKRLSLPADIRLPDGYLEKFSLNSPPFDKPLSRRLRRVSLSEIGFGKLETYVKLDKLGEGTYATVYKGRSKLTDNLVALKEIRLEHEEGAPCTAIREVSLLKDLKHANIVTLHDIIHTQKSLTLVFEYLDKDLKQYLDDCGNCIHMHNVKLFLFQLLRGLAYCHSRKVLHRDLKPQNLLINERGELKLADFGLARAKSIPTKTYSNEVVTLWYRPPDILLGSTDYSTQIDMWGVGCIFYEMSTGRPLFPGSTVEEELHFIFKLLGTPTEETWPGIGSNEDFISFNYPRYRADNLHSHTPRLDSDGVELLSKLLQFEGRKRISADEAMRQPYFHSLGERVVNLPDTTSIFALKEIQLEREPGMRMSSLPESVDGKPRRQSLLY